A stretch of the Bacteroidota bacterium genome encodes the following:
- a CDS encoding ABC-F family ATP-binding cassette domain-containing protein has translation MIDIVNLSLQFGGKYLYKDVNFKINAGDKISLVGSNGTGKSSLLKMLNGYIEPEKGDIFKRKNIAIGYLPQENVTHKGRTLLEEVLAGVPNLKELQEKEAEITSLLNDPDSDPAERDGLVEQLGEIHLRLEEIDSYSAEARVEKVLLGLGFQMSDFEKLTDHFSGGWQMRIALAKMLIAENDLLMMDEPTNHLDIDSLEWLTGFLKTFKGALLLVSHDRRFVNAVTTKTLEIFMNDFSVFNGNFDHYLKAKAERDERLEHEYEQQQKRMKEIQSFVDRFRYKSSKAKQVQSRVKMLEKFDKIDLPDFEKGIAFRFPEPPKTAQIVFELKNITMRFGDNLVLDKIDLRVEKGDKIAFVGPNGAGKSTLSKIIASVLKPTSGEKILGYNTSIAWFSQEQSEVLDPELDVLETIASESGDMTLPQIRALAGSFLFTGDDVFKKVGVLSGGEKSRVALALLLLKKANLLILDEPTNHLDYTSKQVLQNALVKFSGSLIIVSHDVDFLQPIVNKVVEIRRGSFKIFPGTIEYYLRKRGEEMMERDNISGRTGTIKTEDSASVNRKDQKRLEAELRNKRYKATKHINDKIEKIESEIASLEKKVQECEIEMEKPGFFDNAREAMQKTSQYQQLKEDIEKKTALWEELQIELEETLKTISYDL, from the coding sequence ATGATAGATATAGTAAATCTCTCACTGCAGTTCGGTGGGAAATACCTTTACAAGGATGTTAATTTTAAAATTAATGCCGGTGACAAGATATCTCTCGTCGGTTCAAACGGCACAGGAAAATCTTCTCTTCTCAAGATGTTAAATGGATACATCGAGCCGGAAAAGGGGGATATATTCAAAAGAAAGAATATTGCCATTGGCTATCTTCCTCAGGAAAATGTAACCCACAAGGGGAGAACCCTCCTCGAAGAAGTCCTCGCCGGTGTCCCCAATCTGAAGGAACTGCAGGAAAAAGAAGCTGAAATAACCTCTCTGCTGAATGATCCCGATTCTGATCCTGCTGAAAGGGACGGACTCGTGGAACAGCTCGGTGAGATTCATCTTAGGCTCGAGGAGATCGATTCATACTCTGCAGAGGCAAGGGTGGAGAAAGTGTTGCTCGGACTTGGATTCCAGATGAGTGATTTTGAAAAGCTGACAGACCACTTCTCGGGAGGCTGGCAGATGAGAATTGCTCTTGCCAAGATGCTGATTGCTGAAAATGATCTGTTGATGATGGATGAGCCGACTAATCACCTCGATATCGATTCTCTTGAATGGCTGACAGGTTTCCTTAAAACTTTCAAAGGGGCACTTTTGCTGGTCTCTCACGACCGCCGTTTTGTGAATGCAGTCACTACCAAAACTCTTGAGATTTTCATGAACGATTTCTCGGTTTTCAACGGCAATTTCGATCACTATTTGAAGGCAAAAGCTGAACGGGATGAACGGCTTGAACATGAGTATGAGCAGCAACAGAAAAGAATGAAGGAAATTCAAAGTTTTGTTGACCGGTTCAGGTACAAATCATCCAAAGCGAAGCAGGTACAAAGCCGGGTGAAGATGCTGGAGAAATTTGATAAGATCGACCTCCCCGACTTTGAAAAAGGGATCGCATTCAGGTTCCCCGAGCCTCCAAAAACCGCCCAGATTGTATTTGAATTAAAAAATATCACTATGCGGTTTGGAGATAATCTTGTACTTGATAAAATAGATTTACGGGTCGAAAAGGGTGATAAAATCGCTTTTGTTGGTCCAAACGGTGCCGGAAAATCAACTCTCTCAAAAATTATTGCGTCTGTTCTGAAACCAACTTCAGGTGAAAAAATATTGGGTTACAACACTTCAATAGCATGGTTTTCACAGGAACAGAGCGAGGTTTTGGATCCCGAGCTCGATGTACTCGAAACAATTGCATCTGAATCAGGTGACATGACACTTCCCCAAATCAGGGCTCTTGCAGGTTCATTCCTCTTCACAGGTGATGATGTTTTCAAGAAAGTCGGGGTTCTTTCTGGAGGTGAAAAAAGCAGAGTTGCTCTGGCACTTCTCCTATTGAAGAAAGCCAACCTTTTGATTTTGGATGAGCCCACAAACCATCTCGATTATACCAGCAAGCAGGTTTTGCAGAATGCACTCGTTAAATTTTCGGGCTCGCTGATAATTGTTTCCCACGATGTGGATTTCCTTCAGCCAATTGTGAACAAGGTTGTTGAAATCAGAAGGGGCTCTTTCAAAATCTTCCCCGGTACGATCGAATATTACCTCCGTAAAAGAGGTGAAGAGATGATGGAGAGGGATAACATCTCAGGACGAACAGGAACTATCAAAACAGAAGATTCCGCCTCTGTAAACCGTAAAGATCAGAAACGACTCGAAGCCGAACTTCGAAACAAGCGTTACAAAGCAACGAAACATATCAATGATAAAATAGAAAAAATTGAATCAGAGATTGCTTCACTTGAGAAGAAGGTACAGGAGTGTGAGATCGAGATGGAAAAACCCGGATTTTTCGACAATGCCCGCGAAGCCATGCAGAAAACCAGTCAGTACCAGCAACTCAAGGAAGATATCGAAAAGAAAACCGCCTTATGGGAAGAGCTGCAGATTGAACTGGAAGAAACTTTGAAAACTATTAGCTATGATCTATGA
- a CDS encoding bifunctional phosphoglucose/phosphomannose isomerase → MLELIKKLDPTNQFEVLLNSYKQIENAIENRFDINLDVTGIKNIVISGLGGSAIAGDVFSLWAKDELKVPLFVNRNYGVPNFTSSDTLVICSSYSGSTEETLSAYVAAGEKGAKRVCLTTGGTLREWADRDGVTAIPLMPGFQPRFALYTSFFNILNLFSKLGLVKKDDDLIARIVDRLKMKGEEFSKPGNSAYSIATEVNGKLPLIYSAAGVTDSVGTRLKGQFNENGKSHAFHNIFPEMNHNEIIGWETYGAINESYFVFEVLDDTIHPQIRKRFDVFNEILGKLKVPVVMIQSNLPTYQERLFDMIYYGDWITYYRAIVWGKDPVEIDYIHLLKERLKQ, encoded by the coding sequence ATGTTAGAATTAATTAAAAAATTAGACCCGACTAACCAGTTCGAAGTCCTGTTAAACTCATATAAACAAATTGAAAACGCCATTGAAAACAGGTTTGATATAAATCTTGATGTAACAGGAATTAAAAATATTGTTATCTCAGGTCTTGGTGGTTCAGCCATTGCCGGTGATGTGTTCTCTCTGTGGGCAAAGGATGAGCTGAAAGTGCCCCTGTTTGTCAACAGAAATTACGGGGTGCCAAACTTTACTTCATCCGATACACTTGTGATTTGTTCCTCTTACTCAGGTTCAACCGAAGAGACCCTTTCGGCGTATGTGGCTGCGGGTGAAAAGGGAGCAAAAAGAGTATGTCTGACAACAGGCGGGACTCTCAGAGAATGGGCTGACAGAGATGGAGTGACTGCCATTCCCCTCATGCCAGGCTTCCAACCGAGGTTCGCTCTCTATACCTCATTTTTTAATATACTGAATCTCTTTTCAAAACTCGGTCTTGTTAAAAAGGATGATGACCTCATTGCAAGAATCGTGGACAGATTGAAAATGAAAGGCGAAGAGTTCTCGAAGCCCGGAAATTCCGCTTACTCGATTGCTACCGAGGTTAACGGAAAACTTCCTTTGATCTATTCCGCTGCAGGTGTAACTGATTCGGTTGGTACAAGATTAAAAGGTCAGTTTAACGAGAACGGCAAGTCGCATGCATTTCACAATATTTTCCCTGAGATGAACCATAACGAGATTATTGGATGGGAAACCTACGGCGCAATAAATGAGTCGTATTTTGTTTTTGAAGTACTCGATGATACAATTCATCCTCAAATCAGAAAACGATTTGATGTATTCAATGAGATTCTCGGAAAACTGAAGGTACCGGTTGTAATGATTCAGAGCAATCTTCCTACTTATCAGGAGAGACTGTTCGACATGATTTATTACGGTGACTGGATAACCTACTACCGGGCGATCGTGTGGGGAAAAGACCCGGTTGAAATTGATTACATACATTTATTAAAAGAAAGACTTAAACAGTGA
- a CDS encoding DUF2723 domain-containing protein, translating into METIKRFYASITTVVVFLVYYSTMAPSVLQIDTGELAAAQALAGIAHPTGYPLFTMLGWLFASIPLPFSVIYQLNLFAAITTSIGVYFFIKSVEYILVNFSAFENFAKARKSGKNKSSRKNEKPKQVDLQSDEPAKSGFKSDEVLLFSVLGGLILAFGKTVWFQSTSVEVYSLHLALISGAFYTLLRAFALSSKDRTGGEDTGFILRKEIPWLVFAGALALSFSNHMTTLLIIPATAYLFFLRFRLRKEGFFTLGKMLALFFPLLILLYAWLPIRASANPEINWGNPVDLERILRHVSGKQYQVWLFSSSAAAAKNFAKFFSGLPAEFYLSLLASLIGIIYQIKNSTKLLITTLLLIFGTVLYAINYDIVDLESYFLLAYVGISLLAVFGIIWLHEKVRDMKKTVATGIFIVLVQVGFTYGSVNQSNNLIFEQYTKAILEKSPKNSLIFSYQWDYFLSASYYFQHVEGLRKDVAVIDKELLRRSWYYNQLNVCYPWLTSSYKTEADVFLREVVPFEKEKPYEAQIIERAYRNVILAILLKNMKDRPVFLAPELVDKELANKEFELPPNIKLVPDLFFFRLTDEDEYIPAPDPDFTYQTGGVDNIYVEQIRLLTGAMLLRRAQYELSYNKKERAKVYIDKVIKDFPGTQVPPEFMEKLK; encoded by the coding sequence ATGGAAACAATTAAAAGATTCTACGCCTCAATTACAACGGTAGTTGTATTCCTTGTCTATTATTCAACAATGGCTCCATCCGTTCTTCAGATAGACACGGGAGAACTTGCCGCAGCACAGGCATTGGCGGGGATTGCACACCCGACGGGGTACCCTTTGTTTACCATGCTCGGGTGGCTGTTTGCATCAATACCTTTGCCTTTTTCTGTGATTTATCAACTTAATCTTTTCGCAGCGATTACCACCTCCATCGGTGTTTATTTCTTTATAAAGAGTGTGGAATACATCCTTGTGAATTTCTCCGCTTTTGAAAATTTTGCAAAAGCTCGAAAATCAGGTAAAAACAAGTCTTCCCGCAAGAATGAGAAACCGAAACAAGTGGACTTGCAGAGTGATGAGCCGGCCAAATCAGGATTCAAATCAGATGAGGTACTTCTTTTCTCAGTTCTTGGTGGATTAATCCTTGCTTTTGGGAAAACCGTCTGGTTTCAGAGCACATCAGTTGAAGTGTATTCGCTTCATCTGGCACTAATCTCGGGAGCTTTTTACACACTTTTAAGAGCTTTTGCTTTGAGTTCAAAAGATCGGACAGGCGGAGAGGATACCGGGTTCATTTTACGAAAAGAGATACCCTGGCTTGTGTTTGCGGGAGCATTGGCACTGTCATTCTCGAACCATATGACTACTCTTTTGATAATTCCGGCGACTGCTTATCTTTTCTTTTTAAGATTCAGGTTACGGAAAGAAGGGTTCTTCACACTCGGGAAAATGCTTGCTCTCTTTTTCCCTCTGTTAATTTTGTTGTATGCCTGGCTTCCGATAAGGGCCTCGGCAAATCCTGAAATAAACTGGGGAAATCCTGTCGATCTGGAACGAATTCTTAGACATGTTTCCGGTAAGCAGTATCAGGTTTGGCTTTTCAGCTCATCGGCTGCTGCGGCAAAAAATTTCGCAAAGTTTTTTTCAGGTCTCCCGGCAGAGTTTTATCTGTCACTGCTCGCTTCGCTGATTGGAATAATTTACCAGATAAAAAACTCCACCAAACTCCTGATCACAACACTTCTGCTGATTTTTGGTACGGTATTATATGCAATAAACTACGATATCGTCGATCTCGAATCATATTTTCTTCTCGCATATGTCGGGATATCACTTCTTGCTGTATTCGGGATTATTTGGCTGCACGAAAAAGTCAGGGATATGAAAAAGACCGTAGCAACCGGCATTTTTATCGTTCTTGTTCAGGTTGGATTCACTTATGGTTCTGTAAATCAAAGTAATAATTTGATTTTCGAACAGTACACAAAGGCTATTCTTGAGAAATCGCCAAAGAATTCTCTTATTTTTAGTTATCAGTGGGACTATTTCCTTTCTGCATCATACTATTTTCAGCATGTTGAAGGGCTTCGGAAGGATGTGGCGGTGATCGACAAGGAACTTCTGAGGCGTTCGTGGTACTATAACCAGTTGAATGTGTGTTACCCGTGGTTGACTTCCTCTTACAAAACTGAAGCTGATGTTTTCTTGAGGGAAGTGGTACCGTTTGAGAAAGAGAAGCCTTATGAAGCACAGATTATCGAGAGAGCTTATCGAAATGTAATTCTGGCGATACTTCTGAAAAATATGAAAGACAGGCCTGTATTTCTCGCACCGGAACTTGTTGATAAAGAGCTTGCCAACAAGGAATTTGAATTGCCGCCAAATATTAAACTGGTGCCCGACCTTTTCTTCTTCCGTCTGACGGACGAAGACGAATACATCCCGGCTCCTGATCCAGATTTTACATATCAGACAGGTGGTGTTGATAACATATATGTGGAACAGATTCGTTTACTGACGGGTGCCATGCTGCTCAGAAGAGCGCAGTATGAACTCTCTTACAACAAAAAGGAGAGGGCAAAAGTCTATATTGACAAGGTGATTAAAGACTTCCCCGGGACACAGGTTCCCCCCGAATTCATGGAAAAATTAAAGTAG